A DNA window from Oenanthe melanoleuca isolate GR-GAL-2019-014 chromosome 11, OMel1.0, whole genome shotgun sequence contains the following coding sequences:
- the IRX3 gene encoding iroquois-class homeodomain protein IRX-3, with product MSFPQLGYQYIRPLYPAERPGSGGSRGGAELAPSGTLSNVLSSMYGAPYAAAAAAQGYGAFLPYAAELPIFPQLGAQYELKESPGVQHAAFPPHHPAFYPYGQYQFGDPSRPKNATRESTSTLKAWLNEHRKNPYPTKGEKIMLAIITKMTLTQVSTWFANARRRLKKENKMTWAPRSRTDEEGNSYGSDHEGEEDKREDEEEIDLENIDTENIESNKDELEDDLQDADLLHSDSKTDSEGSEGFEDLPGSEERYDKASEGEPHHLRHHHLHHHHHHHHHKCELPATAAPVGPEPLKPPLPPPPPHLSPPSSASSSAASSPTDGALAGALPKPKIWSLAETATSPDNPRKSPGGGSPPAAAPQPLPLPTPPPHRLVSSCPLGKFPNWTNRAFPAHHHHHHPPHPLALLNTPHLLGLGAASAAPPAAAFPRPADQAQSAEPVGADRSSALEVEKKLLKTAFQPVQRRPQNQLDAAMVLSALSSS from the exons ATGTCTTTCCCCCAGCTGGGCTACCAGTACATCAGGCCGCTTTACCCGGCGGAGCGCCCGGGGAGCGGCGGCTCCCGCGGCGGCGCCGAGCTGGCCCCGTCCGGGACCCTCTCCAACGTGCTCTCCTCCATGTACGGCGCGCCCtacgccgccgccgccgccgcccagGGCTACGGAGCCTTCCTGCCCTACGCCGCAGAGCTGCCCATCTTCCCCCAGCTG GGCGCCCAGTACGAGCTGAAGGAGAGCCCGGGGGTGCAGCACGCCGCCTTCCCCCCCCACCACCCTGCCTTCTACCCCTACGGGCAGTACCAGTTCGGGGACCCGTCGCGGCCCAAGAACGCCACACGGGAAAGCACCAGCACCCTCAAGGCCTGGCTCAACGAGCACCGTAAAAACCCCTACCCCACCAAGGGCGAGAAGATCATGCTGGCCATCATCACCAAAATGACCCTCACCCAGGTCTCTACTTGGTTCGCCAACGCGCGGCGGCGGCTCAAGAAGGAGAACAAAATGACCTGGGCCCCCCGCAGCAGGACGGACGAGGAGGGCAACTCCTACGGGAGCGACCACGAGGGGGAAGAGGACAAGAGGGAGGACGAGGAGGAGATCGACCTCGAGAACATCGACACCGAGAACATCGAAAGCAACAAGGACGAGCTCGAGGACGATCTACAGGATGCCGACCTCCTGCACTCCGACTCCAAGACGGACTCGGAGGGATCCGAAGGCTTCGAGGACCTGCCCGGCTCCGAGGAGCGCTACGACAAGGCCTCCGAGGGGGAGCCGCACCACCTCCGCCACCACCACCTgcaccaccaccatcaccaccatcaccacAAGTGCGAGCTGCCCGCCACGGCCGCACCCGTCGGCCCGGAGCCCCTCAagccgccgctcccgccgccgcctccccaCCTCTCGCccccctcctctgcctcttcctccgCCGCGTCCTCCCCGACGGACGGCGCTTTGGCCGGCGCCTTGCCGAAACCCAAGATCTGGTCTCTGGCCGAGACGGCCACCAGCCCGGACAACCCCCGCAAGTCTCCCGGCGGCGGCTCTCCACCGGCGGCCGCCCCCCAGCCGCTGCCGCTGCCCACCCCGCCGCCCCACAGACTCgtctcctcctgccccctggGCAAGTTCCCCAACTGGACCAACCGCGCCTTCCCggcccaccaccaccaccaccaccccccGCACCCGCTGGCCTTACTGAACACTCCCcacctgctggggctgggggccgcCTCCGCCgccccccccgccgccgccttcCCGCGGCCCGCGGACCAGGCGCAGAGCGCGGAGCCCGTCGGAGCAG ATCGATCTAGTGCCTTGGAAGTAGAGAAAAAGTTACTAAAGACAGCTTTCCAGCCAGTGCAGAGGCG gcccCAGAACCAACTTGACGCCGCTATGGTTCTATCGGCGCTCTCATCATCAtag